A region of Paraburkholderia sp. BL23I1N1 DNA encodes the following proteins:
- a CDS encoding FimV/HubP family polar landmark protein yields MSMHQGTGRLMAAAVLALALAGAGVGSAVAAPGDAASAPEGASVSYAAGSQYTVRPGQSLNDVAIAVTQSHDRGTLARASRALFDANPNAFMSHDPSRMRVGALLTVPALDASGAPAASAPVAGSAPTASSAAAATATAAPASAPAAAAVVAASAVAQVNAAAASAAAPATPAVSGAASSTAEASAAMPGSSAAAGAVATAPVAGSQAAGALSGSEAHVWSGAIQPSASESAEGASGAVTAQPASQPRAQVSSLQQLLALKNRVLMELQKHGIGGSPAATVKPSTNGAQPAASASSAATVAGHGGAANSTSNDIGISQTNLSIAAAIGAALVVLLGAWRLRRRKRAGVAAAEGSLARDAAAAAARAAGTQDIDSTPEAVSVREASDVSDEAAARHAAADREAVEGDAAAREVAERVAAEREAEIRRAAEREAAEGTEHVAPEQAATAREAAEREQAEREAAEQAAAEHEAAARQPHADLPAQDHDASQHAGQGSHPAPAPFEPVQLSPEVEPAAQSGFASEPLPAAHHENLDGATTAASLAAAAELGAEALPRTSLEPVNESLPEEVPPHRLQWDDEPAPTAPLAAPTNESFAEPQSHLDTPSPVIDFTQQRVEPHTTSPFGQPHSETPVPTAQQDTAHIEPTYQPSYEPQPQSHQQAETATPGGAPNLEPVAPAAPIQPALSVPTEFPRDAVDAFSSLDMPLPPRLESTDAAAAASAPGSLATQPVASPESTAQQAVAPHDPDDFPHIADEIASGTAGHAAVAGLGAAGFGALKLDFDLELPPSPAQPLPAFTRADLTRIARNKLDLAAEYIDLGDLSGARVLINEVIEANDPATRTEARALLSTLAPLS; encoded by the coding sequence ATGTCTATGCATCAAGGTACGGGCCGGCTGATGGCCGCAGCCGTTTTGGCGCTCGCGCTGGCCGGCGCCGGCGTTGGCAGCGCGGTGGCCGCGCCGGGCGACGCCGCGAGCGCGCCGGAAGGCGCCTCCGTTTCTTACGCTGCCGGGAGTCAATATACGGTGCGGCCCGGGCAATCGTTGAACGACGTGGCGATTGCCGTCACGCAATCGCACGACCGGGGGACGCTCGCCCGCGCATCGCGCGCGCTGTTCGATGCGAATCCGAATGCGTTCATGAGTCATGACCCGAGCCGGATGCGCGTAGGCGCGCTGTTGACGGTTCCGGCACTGGATGCGTCGGGTGCGCCGGCGGCTTCTGCGCCGGTTGCGGGGTCTGCGCCTACCGCGTCATCGGCCGCTGCGGCTACAGCTACTGCCGCACCTGCCTCCGCGCCGGCCGCGGCGGCAGTCGTTGCCGCGAGCGCCGTGGCGCAGGTCAATGCCGCTGCTGCGAGTGCCGCAGCGCCGGCCACGCCTGCGGTGTCGGGGGCGGCCAGTTCAACGGCTGAAGCAAGTGCGGCGATGCCGGGTAGCTCGGCAGCCGCCGGCGCGGTTGCGACGGCGCCCGTAGCGGGCTCACAGGCTGCAGGCGCATTGTCGGGCAGCGAGGCCCACGTCTGGTCGGGCGCGATCCAGCCTTCGGCCAGCGAGTCTGCCGAAGGTGCGTCGGGAGCTGTCACCGCACAGCCGGCATCGCAACCGCGTGCGCAGGTATCCAGTTTGCAGCAATTGCTTGCGCTGAAAAACCGCGTGCTGATGGAGTTGCAGAAACATGGCATCGGCGGTTCGCCGGCCGCGACGGTCAAGCCTTCGACGAACGGCGCGCAGCCGGCTGCCAGCGCTTCGTCTGCAGCGACCGTTGCCGGTCATGGCGGCGCTGCAAATTCCACGTCGAATGACATCGGCATCTCGCAGACGAATTTGAGCATTGCGGCGGCGATCGGTGCGGCGTTGGTCGTGCTGCTGGGCGCTTGGCGTCTGCGTCGGCGCAAGCGCGCCGGTGTTGCCGCGGCTGAAGGCTCGCTGGCAAGGGACGCAGCAGCAGCCGCCGCGCGAGCGGCCGGGACGCAGGATATCGATTCGACGCCGGAAGCTGTATCTGTGCGTGAAGCGTCCGACGTGAGCGACGAAGCGGCAGCGCGGCATGCGGCGGCTGACCGCGAGGCCGTAGAGGGTGACGCGGCGGCGCGGGAAGTGGCCGAACGCGTGGCGGCGGAACGTGAAGCGGAAATTCGCCGGGCGGCGGAGCGTGAAGCAGCAGAAGGTACAGAGCACGTAGCGCCGGAACAGGCAGCAACGGCACGCGAAGCCGCAGAACGTGAACAGGCGGAACGTGAGGCAGCAGAACAAGCCGCGGCTGAACATGAAGCCGCTGCCCGCCAACCGCACGCAGACTTGCCCGCTCAGGATCACGACGCGTCACAGCACGCCGGGCAGGGAAGCCATCCGGCACCCGCACCGTTCGAACCCGTGCAACTGAGCCCGGAGGTCGAGCCGGCCGCCCAAAGCGGATTCGCGTCGGAACCTCTTCCCGCCGCTCATCACGAAAACCTCGACGGAGCGACCACGGCTGCAAGCCTTGCTGCCGCGGCGGAACTCGGCGCCGAGGCATTGCCGCGCACGTCGCTTGAACCGGTCAACGAGAGCTTGCCGGAAGAGGTGCCTCCGCATCGTCTGCAATGGGACGACGAACCGGCTCCGACCGCGCCGTTGGCAGCACCGACGAACGAATCTTTCGCTGAGCCGCAGAGCCATCTCGACACCCCGTCGCCGGTTATCGATTTCACGCAGCAGCGGGTCGAGCCGCACACGACTTCGCCGTTCGGTCAACCGCACAGCGAAACCCCAGTGCCCACGGCCCAGCAGGACACGGCTCACATCGAGCCGACGTACCAGCCGTCCTATGAGCCGCAACCGCAGTCACATCAGCAAGCCGAAACCGCGACGCCCGGCGGCGCGCCGAATCTCGAGCCGGTCGCCCCCGCTGCGCCAATCCAGCCGGCACTGTCCGTCCCGACCGAGTTCCCGCGCGATGCTGTCGATGCATTCAGCAGTCTGGACATGCCTTTGCCGCCGCGCCTCGAATCGACTGACGCAGCAGCAGCGGCGAGCGCACCAGGATCACTGGCGACACAACCGGTTGCCTCCCCGGAAAGCACCGCGCAGCAAGCCGTTGCGCCGCACGATCCGGATGACTTCCCGCACATCGCCGATGAAATCGCCAGCGGCACCGCAGGCCATGCAGCCGTCGCGGGCCTGGGCGCGGCGGGCTTCGGCGCGTTGAAGCTCGATTTCGACCTCGAATTGCCGCCGAGTCCGGCTCAGCCGTTGCCCGCCTTCACGCGCGCCGATCTCACCCGCATCGCCCGCAACAAGCTCGATCTGGCCGCGGAATATATCGACCTCGGCGATCTGTCCGGCGCGCGCGTGCTCATTAACGAAGTGATCGAAGCGAACGATCCGGCCACGCGCACCGAAGCCCGCGCGCTGCTTTCGACGCTCGCGCCGTTGTCGTGA
- the asd gene encoding aspartate-semialdehyde dehydrogenase, giving the protein MNVGLVGWRGMVGSVLMQRMQQEGDFDLIEPVFFSTSNAGGNAPSFAKNETKLKDATSIEDLKKCEAIISCQGGDYTNEVFPKLRAAGWNGYWIDAASSLRMKDDAVIILDPVNLDVIKNALVKGQKNFIGGNCTVSLMLMALGGLLRENLVDWMTAMTYQAASGAGAQNMRELLQQMGTLYGAAKEDLADPSSAILDIDRRVLSAMNSDRMPTDNFGVPLAGSLIPWIDKDLGNGMSKEEWKGGAETNKILGKPAMGTPGSIPVDGLCVRIGAMRCHSQALTIKLNKDVPLDEVNSILASGNDWVKVVPNEREASMRDLSPAVVTGTLTVPVGRVRKLAMGGEYLSAFTVGDQLLWGAAEPLRRMLRIVLDK; this is encoded by the coding sequence ATGAACGTAGGTCTCGTAGGTTGGCGCGGTATGGTCGGCAGCGTCCTGATGCAACGTATGCAGCAGGAAGGCGATTTCGACTTGATCGAACCGGTGTTTTTCAGCACCAGCAACGCGGGCGGCAACGCGCCGTCGTTCGCCAAAAACGAGACCAAGCTCAAAGATGCGACAAGCATCGAAGACCTGAAGAAGTGCGAAGCGATCATCTCCTGCCAGGGCGGCGATTACACGAATGAAGTGTTCCCGAAGCTGCGCGCAGCGGGCTGGAACGGCTACTGGATCGACGCGGCTTCGTCGCTGCGCATGAAAGACGACGCGGTCATCATTCTCGATCCGGTCAACCTCGACGTGATCAAGAACGCGCTGGTCAAGGGCCAGAAGAATTTCATCGGCGGCAACTGCACGGTCAGCCTGATGCTGATGGCGCTGGGCGGTCTGCTCCGCGAAAACCTCGTCGACTGGATGACGGCCATGACGTATCAGGCCGCTTCGGGCGCGGGCGCGCAAAACATGCGCGAACTGCTGCAGCAAATGGGCACGCTGTACGGCGCGGCCAAGGAAGACCTGGCGGATCCGTCGTCGGCGATTCTCGACATCGACCGCCGCGTGCTGAGCGCAATGAACAGCGACCGCATGCCGACCGACAACTTCGGCGTGCCGCTCGCCGGCTCGCTGATTCCGTGGATCGACAAGGATCTCGGTAACGGCATGTCGAAGGAAGAGTGGAAGGGCGGCGCGGAAACCAACAAGATTCTCGGCAAGCCGGCCATGGGCACGCCGGGTTCGATCCCGGTAGATGGTCTATGCGTGCGGATCGGCGCAATGCGCTGCCACTCGCAGGCGTTGACCATCAAGCTGAACAAGGACGTGCCGCTGGACGAAGTGAACAGCATCCTCGCATCGGGCAACGACTGGGTGAAGGTTGTGCCGAACGAACGCGAAGCGTCGATGCGCGATCTGTCCCCGGCGGTGGTGACGGGCACGTTGACCGTGCCGGTCGGCCGTGTACGCAAACTGGCGATGGGCGGCGAATATCTGTCGGCCTTCACGGTCGGCGATCAGTTGCTGTGGGGCGCGGCGGAACCGCTGCGTCGCATGCTTCGCATTGTGCTCGACAAGTAA
- the leuB gene encoding 3-isopropylmalate dehydrogenase, which produces MKIAVLPGDGIGPEIVKEAVKVLNVLGEKFELEEAPVGGAGYEAKGHPLPDSTLALAKEADAILFGAVGDWKYDSLERALRPEQAILGLRKHLQLFANFRPAICYPQLTGASSLKEEIVSGLNILIVRELNGDIYFGAPRGVRSSPDGLFEGAKEGFDTMRYSEPEVRRIAHVAFQAAQKRQKKLTSVDKANVLETSQFWRDVMIDVSKEYADVELSHMYVDNAAMQLVKAPKAFDVVVTGNMFGDILSDEAAMLTGSIGMLPSASLDKNNKGLYEPSHGSAPDIAGKGVANPLATILSAAMMLRYSLNKAEQADRIESAVKKVLEQGFRTGDILTPGCKQVGTVAMGDAVVAAL; this is translated from the coding sequence ATGAAGATCGCAGTCTTGCCGGGCGACGGCATCGGTCCCGAAATCGTCAAGGAGGCCGTCAAGGTCCTGAACGTGCTCGGCGAAAAGTTCGAACTCGAAGAAGCGCCGGTTGGCGGCGCGGGCTACGAAGCGAAGGGTCATCCGCTGCCCGATTCGACGCTGGCGCTGGCGAAAGAAGCCGATGCAATCCTGTTCGGCGCCGTCGGCGACTGGAAGTACGACTCGCTCGAACGCGCGCTGCGCCCGGAGCAGGCCATTCTCGGTCTGCGCAAGCACCTGCAATTGTTCGCGAACTTCCGTCCGGCAATCTGCTATCCGCAACTGACGGGCGCTTCGTCGTTGAAGGAAGAGATCGTTTCGGGTCTCAACATCCTGATCGTGCGCGAGTTGAACGGCGATATTTATTTCGGTGCGCCGCGCGGCGTGCGTTCGTCACCGGATGGCCTGTTCGAAGGCGCGAAAGAAGGCTTCGACACGATGCGTTATTCGGAACCCGAAGTGCGCCGCATTGCGCATGTCGCGTTTCAGGCCGCGCAAAAGCGGCAGAAGAAGCTGACGAGCGTGGATAAGGCCAATGTGCTCGAAACGTCGCAGTTCTGGCGCGACGTGATGATCGACGTGTCGAAGGAATACGCGGACGTCGAGCTGTCGCACATGTATGTGGATAACGCGGCGATGCAGTTGGTGAAGGCGCCGAAGGCGTTCGACGTGGTGGTGACCGGCAACATGTTCGGCGACATCCTCTCTGACGAAGCCGCCATGCTCACGGGTTCGATTGGCATGCTGCCGTCGGCTTCGCTCGACAAGAACAACAAGGGCCTGTACGAGCCGTCGCACGGTTCGGCGCCGGATATCGCCGGCAAGGGCGTGGCCAATCCGCTGGCAACGATCCTGTCGGCCGCGATGATGTTGCGTTATTCGCTGAACAAGGCGGAACAGGCGGATCGTATCGAAAGCGCGGTCAAGAAGGTGCTGGAACAGGGCTTCCGCACCGGCGACATTCTGACGCCGGGTTGCAAGCAGGTTGGCACCGTGGCAATGGGCGATGCTGTTGTCGCCGCGCTGTAA
- the leuD gene encoding 3-isopropylmalate dehydratase small subunit, which translates to MDKFIVHTGVVAPLDRENVDTDAIIPKQFLKSIKRTGFGPNAFDEWRYLDHGEPGQDNSKRPLNPDFVLNQPRYQGASVLLARKNFGCGSSREHAPWALEQYGFRAIIAPSFADIFYNNCFKNGLLPIVLTEQQVDHLFNETYAFNGFKLTVDLDAQVVRTSDGGAEYPFEVAAFRKYCLLNGFDDIGLTLRHADKIRQFEAERIAKQPWLNHRIVG; encoded by the coding sequence ATGGATAAATTCATCGTACATACCGGCGTCGTGGCGCCGCTCGATCGCGAGAACGTCGACACGGACGCGATCATTCCGAAGCAATTCCTGAAGTCGATCAAGCGCACGGGTTTCGGTCCGAACGCGTTCGACGAATGGCGATACCTCGACCACGGCGAGCCGGGTCAAGACAACTCGAAGCGTCCGCTGAATCCGGATTTCGTGCTGAATCAGCCGCGCTATCAGGGCGCGTCGGTGCTGTTGGCGCGCAAGAACTTCGGTTGCGGCAGCTCGCGTGAGCACGCGCCATGGGCGTTGGAGCAATACGGCTTCCGCGCGATTATCGCGCCGAGCTTCGCCGATATCTTCTACAACAACTGTTTCAAGAACGGCCTGCTGCCGATCGTGCTGACCGAACAGCAAGTCGATCATTTGTTCAACGAAACCTACGCGTTCAACGGCTTCAAGCTGACCGTCGACCTGGATGCGCAAGTTGTCCGCACGTCGGACGGTGGTGCCGAATATCCGTTCGAAGTGGCTGCGTTCCGCAAGTACTGCCTGTTGAATGGCTTCGACGATATCGGCCTCACGCTGCGTCACGCTGACAAGATTCGCCAGTTCGAAGCCGAGCGGATCGCAAAGCAGCCGTGGCTGAATCACCGCATCGTTGGATAA
- a CDS encoding entericidin A/B family lipoprotein, protein MMKNMNRTTLLRRFALGTLAALLLGLTGCNTVHGFGEDMSHLGNSISNHADK, encoded by the coding sequence ATGATGAAGAACATGAATCGCACCACTCTATTGCGCCGCTTCGCACTCGGTACCCTGGCCGCGCTACTGCTCGGTCTGACCGGCTGCAATACGGTGCACGGATTTGGCGAGGACATGTCGCACCTCGGCAATTCGATCAGCAATCACGCTGACAAATAA
- the leuC gene encoding 3-isopropylmalate dehydratase large subunit, with the protein MAQTLYDKLWNTHVIHTEEDGTTILYIDRHLLHEVTSPQAFEGLKLAERPVWRISANLAVSDHNVPTTDRSHGIADPISKLQVDTLDSNCDTYGITQFKMNDLRQGIVHIIGPEQGATLPGMTIVCGDSHTSTHGAFGALAHGIGTSEVEHVLATQTLLQKKSKNMLVKVEGPLPRGCTAKDIVLAIIGKIGTAGGTGYAIEFGGSTIRALSMEGRMTVCNMAIEAGARAGMVAVDDTTIEYLKGRPFSPSGIEWDHAVEYWKQFKSDEGAQFDRVVELNAAEIVPQVTWGTSPEMVTAVDGRVPDPEREKDPVKRDAMERALKYMALEPNAPIESIKPDKIFIGSCTNARIEDIRAAAYVVKKLGRRVAPSIRLAMVVPGSGLVKAQAEREGLDKVFTDAGFEWREPGCSMCLAMNADRLDPGERCASTSNRNFEGRQGAGGRTHLVSPAMAAAAAIEGHFVDIRKLG; encoded by the coding sequence ATGGCACAGACTCTCTACGACAAATTGTGGAACACACACGTGATCCACACGGAAGAAGACGGTACGACGATTCTCTATATCGACCGTCACCTGCTGCACGAAGTCACCAGCCCTCAGGCGTTCGAAGGCCTGAAACTGGCTGAACGCCCGGTGTGGCGTATCAGCGCGAATCTGGCGGTGTCGGACCACAACGTCCCCACCACGGATCGCAGCCACGGCATCGCCGATCCCATCTCGAAGCTGCAGGTCGATACGCTCGACAGCAACTGCGACACGTACGGCATCACGCAGTTCAAGATGAACGATCTGCGCCAGGGCATCGTGCACATCATCGGGCCGGAGCAGGGCGCCACGCTGCCGGGCATGACCATCGTCTGCGGCGACTCGCACACGTCCACGCACGGCGCGTTCGGTGCGCTGGCGCACGGCATCGGCACGTCGGAAGTCGAACACGTGCTGGCCACGCAAACGCTCTTGCAGAAGAAGAGCAAGAACATGCTGGTGAAGGTCGAAGGCCCGTTGCCGCGCGGCTGCACCGCGAAAGACATCGTGCTCGCCATCATCGGCAAGATCGGCACGGCAGGCGGCACCGGCTACGCAATCGAATTCGGCGGTTCGACGATTCGCGCGCTGTCCATGGAAGGCCGTATGACGGTCTGCAACATGGCGATCGAAGCAGGCGCGCGCGCCGGCATGGTCGCCGTGGACGACACCACCATCGAATACCTGAAGGGCCGTCCGTTCTCGCCCTCGGGCATCGAGTGGGATCACGCGGTTGAGTACTGGAAGCAGTTCAAGTCGGACGAAGGCGCGCAATTCGATCGCGTGGTCGAGCTGAACGCCGCGGAAATCGTGCCGCAAGTCACATGGGGCACGTCGCCGGAAATGGTTACGGCCGTCGACGGCCGCGTGCCGGATCCGGAGCGCGAAAAAGACCCGGTCAAGCGCGATGCAATGGAGCGCGCGCTGAAGTATATGGCGCTTGAACCGAATGCGCCGATCGAATCCATCAAGCCGGATAAAATCTTCATCGGGTCGTGCACCAACGCGCGCATTGAAGACATTCGCGCTGCGGCATACGTCGTGAAGAAGCTCGGCCGCCGCGTCGCCCCGAGCATCCGTCTGGCCATGGTCGTGCCGGGTTCGGGTCTGGTGAAGGCGCAAGCGGAACGCGAAGGCCTCGACAAGGTCTTTACCGATGCCGGTTTCGAATGGCGTGAGCCCGGTTGCTCGATGTGTCTCGCGATGAACGCCGACCGGTTGGATCCGGGCGAGCGTTGCGCGTCCACGTCGAATCGTAATTTCGAAGGTCGTCAGGGCGCCGGTGGCCGTACCCACCTCGTGAGCCCCGCGATGGCTGCCGCCGCGGCCATCGAAGGGCATTTCGTCGATATTCGCAAGCTTGGATAA